One Coccinella septempunctata chromosome 1, icCocSept1.1, whole genome shotgun sequence DNA window includes the following coding sequences:
- the LOC123320078 gene encoding protein TAPT1 homolog: MTCGEKINNENNDFSNSKSSRRVLFRTGSMMNNLMKCDNIDAPKESPPNFFKKDVTESLFSFLRYELTMDYQLEHDEERYSAKREKVYSFMKIPMEIERFMLYGFMQCIDSFLFICAFLPIRVAAAMWTLMTKPFRKCFGLKSRGKLTPAEICDILRAIILIFCSMVICLIDPNVLYHLIKSQSTIKLYLFYNMLEVGDRLFSSIGQDAIDALFWTATEPKQRKREHLGIIAHLFFAMVYVILHSILVLLQATTLNVAINSSNKVLLTIMMSNNFVELKGSVFKKFDKNNLFQLSCSDVRERFHLCFLLFIVVMQTMKEYSWKTEHFWLLLPDCVVVLVVEFFVDWLKHAFITKFNDLSLDIYRDYTTSLAYDLAQTRQNHAFTDCCDLVARRMGFIPLPLGVVLIRILIATTTIDNWSNVFVCSLIYFIIVQWKILASILVMGRACDLITQHKHDKALLMSPINIKLLANKDLVKVTAKEVASSPLHVSLQKDNILNITGSENLIDEQLMPNDLGSAAIFANSTVDLRNAKLNEEVLKADSEGIEVEANEGEIITRSFPNITADFEEDVGNGLKRAESEPALNTCNNEDDEKETHKNEIKIQNKNST; this comes from the exons ATGACTTGTGGTGAAAAAATTAATAACGAAAATAATGATTTCAGTAATTCTAAATCTTCCAGACGAGTATTATTTCGCACAGGCAGTATGATGAATAACCTTATGAAATGTGACAATATAGATGCACCCAAAGAaagtccaccaaattttttcaaaaaag ATGTCACAGAATCCTTATTCTCCTTTTTGAGATATGAATTGACAATGGACTACCAACTAGAACATGATGAAGAAAGATATTCAGCTAAAAGAGAAAAAGTTTATTCCTTCATGAAAATTCCAATGGAAATAGAACGTTTCATGCTTTATGGATTTATGCAATGTATagattcatttttatttatatgtGCATTTCTTCCTATACGAGTAGCTGCAGCTATGTGGACACTTATGACAAAACCTTTCCGTAAATGTTTTGGTCTTAAAAGTAGGGGAAAACTAACCCCTGCTGAAATCTGTGATATACTGAGAGCTATTATTTTGATTTTCTGTAGTATGGTTATTTGCTTAATTGATCCCAATGTTTTATATCATTTAATCAAAAGTCAATCAACAATCAAGTTATATCTTTTTTATAATATGTTGGAAGTTGGAGATCGATTATTCTCATCAATAGGTCAAGATGCAATAGATGCTTTATTCTGGACAGCAACAGAACCCAAACAAAGAAAGAGGGAACACTTAGGAATCATTGCTCATCTGTTTTTTGCAATGGTTTATGTTATTTTACATAGTATTCTGGTTCTGCTTCAAGCAACAACACTAAACGTTGCTATTAATTCCAGTAATAAAGTTTTGTTAACAATTATGATGTCCAACAATTTCGTTGAATTGAAAGGTAGTGTTTTCAAAAAATTCGATAAGAATAACCTATTCCAATTGTCCTGCAGCGATGTCAGAGAAAGGTTTCACTTGTGTTTCCTCCTTTTCATTGTAGTGATGCAAACAATGAAAGAATATTCTTGGAAGACGGAACATTTTTGGCTATTGCTTCCAGATTGTGTGGTAGTATTAGTAGTAGAGTTTTTTGTTGACTGGTTAAAGCATGCTTTCATCACAAAGTTCAATGACTTGAGCTTAGATATTTATAGAGACTATACAACAAGCTTGGCATATGATTTAGCACAAACAAGGCAAAATCATGCTTTCACAGATTGCTGTGATTTAGTGGCTAGAAGAATGGGATTCATACCCTTGCCATTAGGCGTTGTTTTGATTAGAATTTTGATAGCAACAACGACAATTGATAATTGGTCCAATGTTTTCGTATGCTCTCTCATTTATTTCATAATTGTTCAGTGGAAAATACTGGCTAGCATCTTGGTGATGGGAAGAGCCTGTGATCTGATAACACAGCATAAACATGACAAAGCTTTGCTGATGTCTCCAATTAATATCAAATTATTAGCAAACAAAGACTTGGTTAAAGTCACAGCCAAAGAAGTTGCATCTAGTCCACTTCATGTTTCACTCCAGAAAGATAACATATTGAACATTACTGGTTCTGAAAATCTGATAGATGAACAGCTCATGCCAAATGATTTAGGCTCTGCAGCGATTTTCGCAAACAGCACAGTTGATTTAAGGAATgcaaaattaaatgaagaagTGTTGAAAGCAGATTCTGAAGGTATAGAAGTAGAGGCAAATGAAGGTGAAATTATTACGAGGAGTTTTCCTAATATTACAGCAGATTTCGAAGAGGATGTTGGAAATGGTTTGAAAAGAGCAGAATCTGAACCAGCTCTCAATACTTGTAAcaatgaagatgatgaaaaagaaacccacaaaaatgaaataaagatacaaaataaaaattcaacttag
- the LOC123311442 gene encoding ubiquitin-conjugating enzyme E2 G2, translating to MAGSALRRLMAEYKQLTLNPPEGIIAGPINEENFFEWEALITGPEGTCFEGGVFPAKLVFPPDYPLSPPKMQFTCEMFHPNIYSDGRVCISILHAPGDDPMGYESSAERWSPVQSVEKILLSVVSMLAEPNDESGANVDAAKMWRENREEFNRIAENLVRRTLGIST from the coding sequence ATGGCAGGATCAGCGTTAAGGCGTCTTATGGCGGAGTATAAGCAATTAACTTTGAATCCTCCCGAAGGCATTATAGCTGGTCCAATAAAtgaagagaatttttttgagtGGGAAGCTCTCATAACTGGTCCTGAAGGAACATGCTTCGAAGGTGGTGTTTTTCCTGCTAAATTGGTTTTTCCTCCAGATTATCCATTGAGCCCACCCAAAATGCAATTCACATGTGAAATGTTTCATCCCAACATATACTCCGATGGCAGAGTTTGTATTTCAATATTACACGCCCCAGGCGATGATCCCATGGGATATGAGTCAAGCGCTGAACGATGGTCACCAGTTCAAAGTGTAGAGAAAATTCTCCTATCAGTTGTCAGTATGCTAGCTGAACCCAATGATGAAAGTGGGGCCAATGTTGATGCTGCAAAAATGTGGAGGGAAAATAGGGAAGAATTCAACAGAATAGCAGAGAATCTTGTTAGAAGAACTTTGGGCATTTCAACGTAA
- the LOC123322205 gene encoding complement component 1 Q subcomponent-binding protein, mitochondrial, with protein sequence MNVNHIFRVYRNSSILRTLLNSSKQLTANSNVNMRYPQITRNMWCLSGNSHAHKNSLFNHSLNCNCGCGKSNAHSKAEKELVEFLTEEILAERKTQKTTTIPSELDGFKAKLNGAEVTLVKEINDETIKITFNVNHTVDQDIEDIDPNMDKPELGELKSKPAFKVEILRGNTTLNLVCSFLSPGDDGGEYNDIFGIDEISIYEGDWNENVYAVSGEVVDSYLYDLILNYLEDKGITNEFVEKLSGYSTAFEHSAYIGLLESLSKFVSGK encoded by the exons ATGAACGTGAATCACATTTTCAGAGTTTATAGAAACAGCAGTATTTTGAGAACGCTACTGAACAGCTCGAAGCAACTCACAGCCAATTCCAATGTGAATATGCGCTACCCTCAAATTACCCGAAATATGTGGTGTTTGTCTGGAAATTCACATGCAcacaaaaattcattatttaatCATAGTCTGAATTGCAATTGTGGATGTGGAAAAAGCAATGCTCATTCCAAAG CTGAAAAAGAATTGGTAGAATTCCTCACTGAAGAAATATTGGCAGAAAGGAAAACCCAAAAAACAACCACAATTCCATCAGAGCTTGACGGCTTTAAGGCAAAACTCAATGGAGCTGAAGTGACATTAGTTAAAGAAATCAATGATGAAAC tataaaaattactttcaatgtCAATCATACTGTAGACCAAGATATTGAAGATATTGACCCTAATATGGATAAACCAGAATTGGGAGAGTTGAAGTCTAAGCCTGCATTTAAAGTAGAGATATTGAGAGGCAATACAACTCTTAACCTTGTCTGTTCCTTCTTGAGCCCTGGAGATGATGGTGGAGAATATA ATGACATTTTTGGAATAGACGAGATCAGCATATATGAAGGTGACTGGAATGAAAATGTTTATGCAGTATCAGGAGAAGTTGTAGATTCg TATTTATATGACCTCATTCTGAACTATTTGGAGGACAAGGGAATCACCAATGAATTTGTTGAAAAACTTTCTGGATACAGCACAGCCTTCGAACATTCAGCATATATTGGATTATTGGAAAGTTTGTCCAAATTTGTTTCAGGAAAATAG
- the LOC123322298 gene encoding TP53-regulated inhibitor of apoptosis 1-like translates to MNSISESCIDLKREYDACFNTWFSEHFLKGNYDDSMCSTLLKTYQQCVKKAMKEQNIDVREVQRDILGTENEQKTPDK, encoded by the exons aTGAACAGCATTAGCGAATCTTGCATCGATTTAAAGAGAGAATACGATGCCTGTTTTAATACATGGTTTTCAGAGCACTTTTTGAAAGGAAATTATGATGATTCAATGTGTTCAACACTCCTGAAAACATATCAACAATGTGTGAAG AAAGCAATGAAAGAGCAGAATATTGATGTAAGAGAAGTTCAACGTGATATTCTAGGCACCGAAAATGAACAGAAAACACCTGACAAGTGA
- the LOC123322199 gene encoding phosphatidylinositol N-acetylglucosaminyltransferase subunit C, translating to MVPWEKVLYKHQNYPDNYTDGTFLRDLKKNIDYKEVSYFEAFIGANLLVQEICMVMGFVLVYIYLYNEWLPPNLIFNTFNCLTLIGFLLHKFSYINSAFFDMISHDLRTLLIYIVFGHLFSPVLYTLTDTISTDTIYTMTSFMLLIHMIFFDYGVNATIVSNSLSLSAAIFASICLASRLSSAHHAFILITIAIECFVLFPHLQVDTGFSLLITLALALCDLYFLNLICVFATVIFLISLLFIIFICPLLFVKYQKYKENIYGPWDEAVVEDADKTIYF from the coding sequence ATGGTACCTTGGGAAAAAGTGTTATATAAGCATCAAAATTATCCTGACAATTATACAGACGGTACTTTTCTGCGCGACTTAAAGAAAAATATAGATTATAAGGaagtttcttattttgaagcctTCATAGGCGCAAACTTACTTGTTCAAGAAATATGTATGGTTATGGGTTTTGTCTTAGTATATATCTATCTTTATAACGAATGGCTACCACCAAACTTAATATTCAATACTTTCAATTGTTTAACTTTAATTGGATTTTTGTTACATAAATTCAGTTATATAAATAGTGCTTTTTTTGACATGATAAGTCACGACTTGAGAACATTGCTTATTTATATTGTGTTTGGGCACCTATTTTCACCAGTTTTATATACTTTAACTGATACCATAAGCACAGATACAATTTATACAATGACCTCATTCATGCTCCTTATTCATATGATATTTTTTGATTATGGTGTTAATGCCACCATTGTTTCCAATAGTCTATCATTAAGCGCAGCAATTTTTGCTTCAATCTGTTTGGCCTCTAGATTATCATCAGCACACCATGCATTTATTCTTATAACAATTGCTATAGAGTGTTTTGTGTTATTTCCACATTTACAAGTTGATACAGGGTTTTCCCTCTTGATAACATTAGCCTTAGCTTTGTGcgatttatattttttaaatctcaTATGTGTTTTTGCCACTGTAATATTTttgataagtttattgtttattatttttatctgtCCATTGCTGTTTGTTAAATATCAGAAAtataaggaaaatatatatggGCCTTGGGATGAAGCTGTAGTTGAAGATGCCGATAAGACAATATATTTTTGA